A window from Culex pipiens pallens isolate TS chromosome 3, TS_CPP_V2, whole genome shotgun sequence encodes these proteins:
- the LOC120426335 gene encoding uncharacterized protein LOC120426335 gives MNPHLDSKSNVCPKSCFSFVLPFLFFKWNPLTAMCINLPFYQYSWIFAAINMMVNLALNSYFLFWHLAAPPPQDNVFVQSIDVGRFHLSIRIPWNFLHVARMVYSVQGLARGLYFLLVADNYGPLLGSVVTGPALFAFDMVMSARNFRKEDCGCPGGCRQYFWMRTVKHVTAVLHWSTMCCLLFGRFEGCVREE, from the exons atgaatCCTCATCTAGACTCCAAATCTAACGTATGTCCAAAATCTTGTTTCTCGTTTGTACTTCCCTTCCTGTTTTTCAAATGGAATCCCTTGACTGCGATGTGCATCAACCTTCCCTTTTATCAATATTCCTGGATATTTGCGGCTATCAATATGATGGTCAACCTG GCCCTCAACTCCTACTTTCTATTCTGGCACCTGGCGGCTCCTCCTCCGCAAGACAACGTGTTCGTGCAGTCGATCGACGTGGGCCGCTTCCACCTGTCCATTCGCATTCCCTGGAACTTTCTCCACGTGGCGCGGATGGTGTACTCGGTGCAGGGTTTAGCCCGGGGGCTGTACTTCCTGCTGGTGGCGGACAATTACGGTCCTCTGCTGGGCAGTGTCGTCACCGGGCCGGCCCTTTTTGCGTTCGATATGGTGATGTCGGCGCGGAACTTCCGCAAGGAGGACTGTGGCTGCCCCGGCGGATGTCGCCAGTACTTTTGGATGCGCACCGTGAAGCATGTGACGGCGGTTCTGCACTGGAGCACCATGTGCTGTTTGCTGTTTGGTCGCTTTGAAGGGTGTGTTCGGGAAGAATGA
- the LOC120426332 gene encoding ATP-binding cassette sub-family A member 2-like, which produces MVLEGTNLLKVFSYKCLTEKRRHPFRNIINTVFPIAVVAIFVFTRTGFKQGGFNYVNIVNKQPSTAELTEDDVVAFYPTGSFSKLLYAPSNDFTEELIEHTRMKLFVTHDRVESFTTTTELEHALLVTSDFFAIVFDSNSSVNTRLSYTIRTKNNNFRTGEVYSRDLFTSYLKDRNEYFESGFLALQYAIERSFLELRTGLADQVLPEYEFKHVPLGGARPQEASQIYAVCIVVAIFVAVACTYLLLVPLVEEKASGMKEYLKIATPYSYWNEVAVFGINLLHLGLISMACVVISCAASVWEQTAAQMVSTSLLFLLFITCMIAYTFFISALLESVTIATIVAPICYLAPLILVIVQVRFEALLSIFPMAGFSVGISILNNFQNSWHSFRAAHAFLTGYPGNERINLFGVLTLQLFGTLLWTFLWFYISNVWPGRYGTPKGYLFLFSSDYYQKGKNKINSRLDNSSLTEDDADGAHKGVMEEGDHLDKVVKISNLNKIYKTSYGTRTAVKNLSLKIYKNRITALLGHNGAGKTTTMNIITGMTPRTSGRIEIDGDDNASNYRQQIGFCPQHNVALGYMNCREHLVFFGALRGMSMADAERKADEILERVNLSDKSEEVLSNLSGGMKRRLCLANAIIGRTKLLILDEPTSGLDPESRRDIWDVLLKLKKDHTILITTHFMEEADVLGDWIAIMENGELIAFGTSIFLKHHYGKGYTLKLLKRNDFKRSQVMATIEDHVGRVVERPAVESLFAVTLPYSYIDAYAALLKELEDNRDELGIDSISITNATLEEVFLNSSSHNKALEVEASIDVPDAPITSRSASFVREPTSPQKYERITLPSTLQMRAIAYKKLLHIRRNLHMYGIMSALPVAVTILCFLFSGGYYRTEYDSIVLHHGSIKRPFAVIVVNGNDRPVDLKNGSFFRGLELIVTEDVDVDGFLMAEAAKDRTRYHDQLVAAIEFNVSEHKLKVLHNNNLLHSSGIAINLASNLLLHYYGYPEADVTAKNSPSNRRLQVDSFAPYLFTEAISLSFMLYILQYLQLPYLEASTGFKQLHNVNRYLYWGTTLAFDFALHVIICLLVFVFALNMDRESVFSRYEHGQIVGILILYGLVALLVIYIVSQCVDKMDTAVTCMSYLMLIGVCGVFLLSDGADKIRENDGLILLLHPIPEFALKHSLRVVYENQKVSKIQALVRQNTFGGNPTWDGIKPLSLTYLYVVVPIMVIIFALLLNEFIENIYRREALVTRKVRMSATLKVILSCGTKRRKRRAIDQPDSNYELRHEVDDDVDAENKMVDQLITNEQPPFSPHTIAVHNLKKRYLDLPAVRGISFAVKRGECFGLLGMNGAGKTSTFQMITQNLPITDGTIYLNEQNVRSSHSKDYRAQYGYCPQGDSLLDFMTPYELVKYTALMKDIKTPDNFISMWLTDLDILSFAHSRTNECSGGTKRKVNTVLAMLGNPSIVFLDEPTTGVDPKSRHYVWSRIKALQRHDQTIILTSHSMDECEELCNRLSIMVDGQLRCIGFIQRLKEKYGKGFNLLLKLTGNDPVATCALIQTIQAQFHPCELKEEHDGILKFLVREPILLSELFSGITAIKHDHASLVQSFSINETSLEDIFLNFRPPTGESRACQLVDVV; this is translated from the exons GATGATGTTGTCGCTTTCTATCCAACGGGATCATTCAGCAAGCTGCTGTATGCACCCAGCAATGATTTCACCGAGGAGTTGATCGAGCACACGCGAATGAAACTGTTTGTCACTCATGATC GGGTTGAAAGTTTTACCACGACCACCGAGCTGGAACATGCCCTCCTCGTGACGTCGGATTTTTTCGCGATCGTTTTCGACTCCAACTCGTCGGTCAACACCCGACTGAGCTACACGATCCGCACCAAGAACAACAACTTTCGCACGGGTGAGGTGTACTCGCGGGATCTGTTTACGAGCTACCTGAAAGATCGAAACGAGTACTTTGAGAGTGGATTTTTGGCGCTGCAGTACGCGATCGAGCGATCATTTTTGGAGCTTCGTACGGGCCTAGCGGACCAGGTGCTGCCCGAGTATGAGTTCAAGCACGTGCCGCTGGGCGGTGCCCGGCCCCAGGAGGCGTCCCAGATCTATGCGGTGTGCATTGTGGTGGCGATATTTGTTGCTGTGGCATGTACATACTTACTGTTGGTACCGCTGGTGGAGGAGAAAGCATCCGGCATGAAGGAATATCTGAAGATCGCGACCCCGTACAGCTACTGGAACGAGGTTGCCGTTTTTGGAATTAATTTGCTTCACCTTGGCTTGATATCCATGGCGTGTGTGGTCATTTCGTGTGCGGCCTCCGTTTGGGAACAGACGGCAGCGCAGATGGTTAGCACGAGCCTGCTCTTCCTGCTGTTCATAACGTGTATGATCGCGTACACATTTTTCATCAGCGCCCTGCTGGAATCGGTGACGATCGCAACGATTGTGGCACCAATCTGTTACCTTGCGCCGCTGATTTTGGTGATCGTGCAGGTGCGCTTCGAAGCACTGCTGTCCATATTCCCGATGGCTGGGTTTAGCGTGGGTATTtcgattttgaacaactttcaaAACTCTTGGCACAGCTTTAGGGCGGCTCACGCGTTCCTCACTGGGTACCCCGGAAATGAACGGATTAATTTGTTTGGAGTGCTGACCTTACAGCTGTTTGGGACGCTTTTGTGGACTTTTTTGTGGTTCTACATTTCGAACGTTTGGCCCGGTCGTTACGGGACACCAAAAGGATATCTGTTCCTGTTCAGCAGCGATTACTACCAGAAAGGAAAGAACAAGATCAACTCTCGATTGGACAACTCGAGCTTGACGGAAGATGACGCTGACGGCGCCCACAAGGGCGTGATGGAGGAAGGAGATCATTTGGACAAAGTAGTCAAGATTAGCAATCTGAACAAGATTTACAAAACTTCGTATGGAACGCGGACGGCCGTGAAGAACTTATCGCTGAAGATTTACAAAAACCGCATAACGGCCCTGCTGGGACACAACGGCGCTGGCAAGACGACCACGATGAACATCATCACCGGCATGACGCCACGTACCTCGGGCCGGATCGAAATCGACGGCGACGACAACGCGAGCAACTACCGTCAGCAGATTGGCTTCTGTCCGCAGCACAACGTTGCGCTCGGGTACATGAACTGCCGCGAGCACCTGGTCTTCTTCGGGGCACTCCGCGGGATGAGTATGGCCGATGCAGAACGCAAAGCGGACGAGATTCTGGAGCGGGTCAATTTGTCGGATAAAAGCGAAGAAGTGTTGTCGAACTTGTCCGGCGGAATGAAGCGAAGGTTGTGCTTGGCAAACGCGATCATTGGCCGAACCAAGCTGTTGATACTTGACGAACCGACGTCCGGGTTGGATCCGGAATCGCGTCGGGACATTTGGGATGTGTTGTTGAAATTGAAGAAAGATCACACCATACTGATCACCACGCACTTTATGGAGGAAGCGGACGTCCTTGGGGATTGGATCGCCATCATGGAAAACGGAGAACTGATCGCGTTCGGAACATCGATCTTCTTGAAGCACCACTACGGCAAAGGCTACACGCTGAAGCTGCTCAAGCGTAACGACTTCAAACGGAGCCAGGTGATGGCCACGATAGAGGATCACGTTGGCAGGGTGGTCGAAAGACCCGCCGTCGAGTCGCTCTTCGCTGTGACGCTTCCGTACAGCTACATTGACGCGTACGCCGCCCTTCTGAAGGAACTGGAAGACAACCGGGACGAGCTGGGAATCGACTCGATCAGCATCACCAACGCGACGCTGGAGGAAGTTTTTCTCAA CTCGTCCTCGCACAACAAAGCCCTGGAGGTGGAAGCCAGCATCGACGTCCCGGATGCACCCATCACGTCGCGGTCGGCCAGTTTCGTGCGCGAGCCCACCAGCCCACAAAAGTACGAAAGAATCACTCTGCCCTCGACGCTCCAGATGCGCGCGATCGCGTACAAAAAGCTCCTGCACATCCGGCGGAACCTGCACATGTACGGCATCATGTCCGCGCTGCCGGTTGCGGTGACAATTCTGTGCTTTCTGTTCAGCGGCGGGTACTACCGCACCGAGTACGATTCGATCGTGCTGCACCACGGCTCGATCAAGCGCCCGTTTGCGGTGATCGTGGTGAACGGTAACGATCGGCCGGTCGACCTGAAGAACGGGTCGTTCTTCCGTGGGTTGGAGCTGATCGTGACGGAGGACGTGGACGTGGATGGTTTTCTGATGGCTGAAGCCGCGAAAGATCGCACTCGATACCACGATCAGCTGGTGGCGGCGATCGAGTTTAACGTTAGTGAGCACAAGTTGAAGGTTTTGCACAATAACAATTTGCTGCACAGCTCGGGGATAGCGATCAATCTGGCCAGCAATCTGCTGCTGCATTACTACGGTTATCCGGAGGCGGATGTGACGGCGAAGAATAGCCCGTCGAACCGCCGGCTACAGGTGGACTCGTTTGCGCCTTATTTGTTCACCGAAGCAATTTCTCTGT CCTTTATGTTGTACATCTTGCAGTACCTGCAGCTTCCGTATCTGGAAGCGTCGACGGGTTTCAAGCAGCTGCACAACGTAAACCGGTACCTGTACTGGGGCACCACGCTGGCGTTTGACTTTGCCCTCCACGTGATCATCTGCCTGCTAGTGTTTGTTTTTGCGCTAAACATGGATCGCGAGAGCGTCTTCAGCCGGTACGAGCACGGTCAAATTGTAGGGATTCTGATCCTGTACGGACTGGTCGCCCTGCTGGTGATCTACATCGTAAGCCAGTGCGTCGACAAGATGGACACGGCGGTGACCTGCATGAGTTACCTCATGCTGATCGGAGTCTGCGGCGTGTTTCTTCTGTCGGACGGGGCCGATAAGATCCGTGAAAATGACGGCTTGATACTGCTGTTGCACCCGATCCCGGAGTTTGCGCTCAAGCACTCGCTGCGGGTCGTGTACGAGAATCAGAAGGTGAGCAAGATTCAAGCGCTGGTACGGCAGAATACCTTCGGTGGAAATCCGACCTGGGACGGCATTAAACCGCTCAGTTTGACGTATCTTTACGTGGTGGTACCGATCATGGTGATCATTTTCGCACTGCTGTTGAACGAATTCATCGAGAACATCTACCGGAGGGAGGCGCTGGTCACCAGAAAGGTGAGAATGTCTGCTACCTTGAAAGTTATTCTCAGTTGCGGGACCAAAAGAAGGAAACGAAGGGCTATTGATCAACCGGACTCGAACTACGAACTACGGCACGAAGTTGACGACGATGTGGACGCGGAGAACAAGATGGTCGATCAGTTGATTACCAACGAACAGCCGCCATTCTCGCCGCACACGATCGCGGTGCACAACTTGAAGAAGCGCTACCTGGATCTACCGGCCGTCCGCGGAATCAGCTTCGCCGTGAAACGTGGCGAGTGTTTCGGACTGCTCGGGATGAACGGAGCTGGCAAAACGAGTACGTTCCAGATGATCACCCAGAACCTGCCGATCACCGACGGAACCATCTATCTGAACGAACAGAACGTGCGATCGTCCCACAGCAAAGACTACCGGGCTCAGTACGGCTACTGTCCGCAGGGCGACTCCCTCCTAGACTTTATGACTCCGTACGAGCTGGTCAAGTACACCGCACTCATGAAGGACATCAAAACACCGGACAATTTCATCAGCATGTGGCTCACCGATCTGGACATCCTGTCGTTCGCCCACAGCCGCACCAACGAGTGCTCCGGCGGCACAAAGCGCAAGGTCAACACCGTCCTAGCGATGCTCGGCAATCCGTCGATCGTGTTCCTGGACGAACCCACGACCGGAGTCGACCCCAAGTCACGCCACTACGTGTGGAGTCGCATCAAGGCACTGCAGAGGCACGATCAAACGATCATTCTGACCTCGCACAGCATGGACGAGTGCGAAGAGCTGTGCAACCGGCTGTCGATCATGGTCGACGGGCAGCTGCGTTGCATCGGCTTCATCCAGCGATTGAAGGAAAAGTACGGCAAAGGGTTCAACCTGCTGTTGAAGCTCACCGGTAACGATCCGGTCGCGACTTGCGCGTTAATTCAAACCATCCAGGCCCAATTCCACCCCTGCGAGCTCAAGGAAGAACACGAC GGCATCCTAAAATTCCTCGTACGTGAACCGATCCTGCTGTCCGAGCTGTTTTCTGGTATCACCGCCATCAAACACGACCATGCCAGCCTCGTGCAAAGCTTCTCGATTAACGAAACCTCTTTGGAAGacatttttcttaactttagACCGCCCACGGGCGAATCACGCGCCTGCCAGTTGGTGGatgtggtttga